One Bacteroidia bacterium genomic window carries:
- a CDS encoding SRPBCC domain-containing protein → MFLTKDGSGLASRIKKHVPNEEIVIEHLGVVANGEENYDSEEARDWKGALEIYRVKSHNGKSELNIELEIGPDWLAMMEKMWDDALPLVNELSEAAVGKPFIITRTFDAPREEVYKAWTEKEQMAKWWGPSGFKIDIKEMEVKPGGKFHYKMENEDGDAMWGRFAYRSILAPERIVFINSFSEENGGITRAPFDENWPLEMLNILRLEEENGKTKMTLQGAAVNATREERNTYEEGFENMQEGFRGTFDKLDAHLKRVRG, encoded by the coding sequence GCATGTCCCGAACGAGGAAATTGTGATTGAGCATTTGGGTGTGGTCGCAAATGGCGAAGAAAATTATGACTCCGAAGAAGCCAGGGACTGGAAAGGGGCGCTTGAAATTTATCGCGTCAAATCGCATAACGGGAAATCTGAGTTGAACATTGAATTGGAAATCGGCCCCGATTGGCTGGCCATGATGGAAAAAATGTGGGACGATGCATTGCCTTTAGTTAATGAACTTTCGGAAGCCGCGGTGGGCAAGCCGTTTATCATCACCAGGACTTTTGATGCGCCCCGCGAGGAAGTGTATAAAGCCTGGACAGAAAAAGAGCAAATGGCCAAATGGTGGGGCCCGTCAGGTTTTAAAATTGACATTAAAGAAATGGAGGTAAAGCCGGGAGGTAAATTCCATTATAAAATGGAAAATGAGGATGGCGATGCCATGTGGGGCCGTTTCGCCTATCGCAGTATTCTGGCCCCGGAAAGGATCGTTTTTATAAATTCATTTTCTGAAGAAAACGGAGGAATAACCCGCGCCCCGTTCGATGAAAACTGGCCACTGGAGATGCTCAATATATTGAGGCTGGAAGAAGAAAATGGCAAAACCAAAATGACTTTGCAGGGCGCAGCCGTTAATGCCACCAGGGAAGAGCGTAATACCTACGAGGAGGGGTTTGAAAATATGCAGGAAGGATTTCGTGGCACTTTTGATAAGTTGGATGCACATTTAAAGAGAGTTCGGGGATAG
- the rimO gene encoding 30S ribosomal protein S12 methylthiotransferase RimO — MKANPNKSKRVNVQTLGCSKNIWDSEMLMGQLRANKMDVVHEQQTLRSDTVVINTCGFIENAKQESIDTILEFAEAKKEGRINHLIVMGCLSERYRDDLQLEIPEVDSWFGTRQLPDVLKALEADYKYELLGERLLTTPSHYAFFKIAEGCNRPCSFCAIPIMRGGHQSFPVEQLVAQAKSLASQGTKELILIAQDLTYYGLDIYGKRTLADLLLRLSDVEGIEWIRLQYAYPSQFPEDILPVMRERANICNYLDMPLQHASSNVLKIMRRGITRRRTEELLDKIRNEVPGIALRTTMLVGHPGETEADVQELLQFVQDQKFDRLGVFPYSHEDHTHAFSLADEISETEKESRAERVMEVQREVSFAKNQQRIGQELKVMIDRVEGEYFVGRTEYDSPEVDNEVLVKADGQYLRIGDFARIKITDALEYDLFGEIIPD; from the coding sequence ATGAAAGCCAATCCGAATAAATCAAAGCGCGTGAATGTACAAACCCTAGGCTGCTCCAAGAATATATGGGACAGCGAAATGCTGATGGGGCAGTTGCGCGCCAACAAGATGGACGTGGTTCATGAGCAGCAAACCCTCAGGAGCGATACTGTTGTGATAAATACCTGCGGGTTTATTGAAAATGCGAAGCAGGAAAGCATAGACACCATCCTAGAATTTGCCGAAGCCAAAAAGGAAGGCAGGATCAACCACCTCATCGTAATGGGTTGCCTGAGCGAACGCTACCGTGATGATCTCCAACTGGAGATCCCGGAGGTGGATTCATGGTTCGGAACCCGGCAACTTCCGGACGTGCTGAAAGCGCTGGAGGCTGACTATAAATATGAATTGCTGGGCGAGCGGCTGCTTACAACGCCTTCTCATTATGCCTTTTTCAAGATAGCCGAAGGTTGCAACAGGCCATGTTCCTTCTGCGCCATTCCAATTATGCGTGGCGGCCATCAGTCCTTTCCCGTGGAGCAACTTGTGGCGCAGGCAAAAAGCCTTGCCAGCCAGGGCACCAAAGAGCTGATTCTTATAGCGCAGGACCTTACATACTACGGCCTCGATATTTACGGAAAACGCACCCTTGCCGACCTGCTCCTGCGCCTCAGCGATGTGGAAGGCATTGAATGGATAAGGCTGCAATACGCTTACCCCTCACAGTTTCCGGAGGACATTCTGCCAGTAATGCGCGAGCGGGCCAACATCTGCAACTACCTTGATATGCCGTTGCAACATGCCAGCAGCAATGTCCTCAAAATCATGAGGCGGGGAATAACCAGGCGCAGGACAGAGGAACTGCTGGACAAGATCAGGAATGAAGTTCCCGGAATTGCTCTTCGTACTACCATGTTGGTGGGCCATCCGGGTGAAACGGAGGCAGACGTGCAGGAACTCCTTCAATTTGTGCAGGACCAGAAATTCGATCGTCTGGGCGTTTTTCCTTATTCGCATGAAGACCATACCCATGCATTTTCGCTGGCCGATGAAATTTCAGAAACTGAAAAGGAAAGCCGCGCAGAAAGAGTAATGGAGGTGCAGCGCGAAGTATCATTTGCCAAAAACCAGCAGCGCATTGGCCAGGAACTAAAGGTGATGATTGACCGCGTGGAGGGGGAATATTTTGTAGGCCGCACCGAGTATGATAGTCCCGAGGTGGACAATGAGGTGCTGGTGAAGGCCGATGGCCAGTATTTGCGCATTGGCGACTTTGCCAGGATCAAGATCACAGATGCGCTGGAATATGATCTTTTTGGCGAAATCATCCCTGATTAA